TTCATCGGATCACCGACATCTTACGAGAGGCGAGTTACTGGGCGAAGAAAGATAAGAGCGAGATCATCGCCGAGAAGCATGTGGAGCAAGCCGTCACCGAAAAGATCTACCGCAAGAAGATGATCGAGGATAAAATTCAGGAGATGATCGAGGATGGAATCATCATGATCGATTCCGATGGAGCCACAGTGGGCCAGGTGAATGGCTTGTCGGTGTACGACATGGGCGAGTATGCTTTCGGCAAACCATCCAGAATTACGGCCAAAACTTCCATGGGCAAAGCCGGGATCATTAACATTGAGCGTGAGGCCGACCTTTCCGGGAGGACGCACAACAAGGGGGTGCTTATTCTCGGGGGATATCTGCGGGGGAAATATGCCCAGGACAAGCCTTTGACTCTTACCGCCAGCTTGGCCTTCGAGCAATCTTATGGCGGGGTCGACGGCGACAGCGCCTCCTCAACGGAAGTCTATGCGATCCTTTCCAGCTTATCCGTCCTTCCCCTGCGCCAGGACATCGCCGTCACCGGTTCGGTGAATCAAAATGGAGAAATTCAGCCGATCGGCGGAGTCAACCAGAAGATCGAAGGTTTCTTCGACGTCTGCCGCAGCCGGAGCTTAACTGGAAAACAAGGGGTGGTGATTCCCCACCAGAATGTCGGAGACCTAATGTTACGTAAGGATGTAGTTGAGGCTGTGGCTGCTGGAAAATTTCACATCTACCCGGTCCAGACCGTCGACCAGGGAATTGAAATATTAACCGGCGTCCCCGCAGGAGAGAAGACCAAGGAGGGGACCTATCCGCCAGAGACGGTCAACTACTTAGTGGATCAAAGGCTCCTGGAGCTGGCCAAAAAAATGAAAGTCTTTGAAGCGGAGGAAGAGAAAAAGTGAAAAACAGAATCCAGGAGTCAGAAATCAGGAGACAGGAGAATGACCAATAAAAAAGATGAAGACCTGAAGGAAAAAACAAAGAAGACGGCGGAACTGTATTTCAAAGGATTAGAAGGGGAAGGAGCCTTCAATCTCTGGCGGTCTTTTGATAAAGAGCTGGCCAAAGATATCTCCCTGTTTTTCACGGGCAAGCTTTACGCCCGGGAAAAGATTCCCCACCGCACCCGACAGTTGGCTGCGGTTGCAGCCTTGACCGTCTTAGAACGAACTGAAGAGTTGAAAGCGCACCTCCACGCCGCCCTGAATGTGGGATGCACTCGCCAGGAAATTGCCGAGGTTATCTTTCAGATGGCTACCTACGGAGGTGTCCCCGTCGTCAACACCGGCCTGAAAGTTTTCCGGACGGTACTTCAGGAGAAAGGCCTCTGGGAATCTCCTTCGCCACCTCGGTGAACGTCTGGTCGAGAATTGCTACCAATTGATCGATTTGCTCCTCAGTGATAATAAAGGGAGGAGCGAGGAGCAGGTGGTCTCCTTTGATCCCGTCCGCTCCCCCTCCGCCGGGATAAGTAATCAACCCTTTTTCAAAGGCTAAGTTGGCGACCTTGGCATTGAGCCTCAATTGGGGATCGTAAGGCTCCTTGGTCTTTTTATTTTTGACCAATTCGATGCCCGCAAAGAGGCCTTTTCCCCTGATGTCCCCCACAAAGGCATGGCGGTTCAAGGACAGCAGGGCTCGCAGGAAATATTCTCCCATTTTAGCAGACCTGGAGATTAAATCGTGTTTCAGTAGGTATTCGATGACTGCCAGGGCGATAGCACAGGATAATGGATTCTGGCTGTACGTATGTCCGTGGACGAATGCGCCCGAGCCTTCTTGAATCGCCCTGTGGATTTCATCCCTCACAATTACGGCAGCAATGGGGGTATAACCACTGCTCAGACCTTTGGCGGCCACGACCATGTCCGGTTTCACCTTCCAGTGGTCAATCCCGAAATTCTTCCCTGTTCTTCCCATCCCGGTCATTACTTCGTCGGAGATGAAAAGAACATCGTAGCGATCGCAAATTTCCCTGATTTTTTGGAAGTATCCATCGGGGGGAACCAGAACCCCTGCCGTAGCGCCGACAATCGGCTCGGCAATAAAGGCGGACACGGAATCTGGCCCTTCATAGAGAATGGTTTTTTCCAAATCCCCAGCGCATTCCCAAGCGCATTTTTCAGGCGTAAGCCCGCAAGGGCACCGGTAACAGTAAGCCGGCTGGATATGGGGGGTAGGCAGCATCAGCGGAAGATAGAGCCGCCTTCTTCCGGTATGACCGGAGAGAGCCAAGGCGCCGAGGGTGTTCCCATGGTAACTCGTCCAACGGGAAATCACTTTGTACTTTTCCGGCTTGCCCCTTTCCACCTGGTATTGCCTCGCCATTTTGACTGCCGTTTCAATCGCCTCCGATCCGCCGGAAAGGAAATAGACTTTATTAAGCCCCTCAGGAGCAAGTTGGGCCAATTGCGCCGCCAACTCGAGGGTTGACTGGCTGGTGAATTGGGAACTATGGGCAAAAGAAATTTTT
The DNA window shown above is from Deltaproteobacteria bacterium and carries:
- a CDS encoding aspartate aminotransferase family protein codes for the protein MNKSTGHIFYRNLRKFYPTAARGEGIYIFDTEGKKYIDGSGGAAVVGIGHGVKEITEAMVRQAEKISFAHSSQFTSQSTLELAAQLAQLAPEGLNKVYFLSGGSEAIETAVKMARQYQVERGKPEKYKVISRWTSYHGNTLGALALSGHTGRRRLYLPLMLPTPHIQPAYCYRCPCGLTPEKCAWECAGDLEKTILYEGPDSVSAFIAEPIVGATAGVLVPPDGYFQKIREICDRYDVLFISDEVMTGMGRTGKNFGIDHWKVKPDMVVAAKGLSSGYTPIAAVIVRDEIHRAIQEGSGAFVHGHTYSQNPLSCAIALAVIEYLLKHDLISRSAKMGEYFLRALLSLNRHAFVGDIRGKGLFAGIELVKNKKTKEPYDPQLRLNAKVANLAFEKGLITYPGGGGADGIKGDHLLLAPPFIITEEQIDQLVAILDQTFTEVAKEIPRGLSPEVPSGKLSGRC
- a CDS encoding carboxymuconolactone decarboxylase family protein, yielding MTNKKDEDLKEKTKKTAELYFKGLEGEGAFNLWRSFDKELAKDISLFFTGKLYAREKIPHRTRQLAAVAALTVLERTEELKAHLHAALNVGCTRQEIAEVIFQMATYGGVPVVNTGLKVFRTVLQEKGLWESPSPPR